The Verrucomicrobiia bacterium genome segment CATCCAGAGCATAACCCCGATGGTATCTGGGCGCCAATCTCCACTATCCCCGACGTCATCCACGAGTGCTGGAAGTATGTGAACACCCTTGGTTACACGGTGCTTTGGCCCCGACACTGCCATAAGTTCACGCTCGGCGGCTCACTCGATCCTATCGTAGCGGCGGCGAGCATCTACCATGCGCACCTGCGCGGGTCGCTCGAGGCGGAACCGTTCTGGTTCCCCAAGGGCATTTCCACACGCACTGACATGCTTGGTGTGTTCGAGCCAGAGGTCCAGTTTGCGGATGACCTCAAGGCGCGCACGGTGTTTACCATCCTGAATGTCTTCCGGGGCTTCCTGGAAGAGGGCATCGCCCCATTCGACCTGTTGGTCGTTACGGGCCAGGCGGCCTCACACTGCGTGCTTCGTTCCCTGCAACAGGCGGTCAAATGCCTCATTGCGGCGGGCCTTGAGCACCGTGTGAAGGACATCGTCTACCTGTCCGACACCGCATCCATCATCCCTGGTTTTGAAGAGGAAACTGAAAAAGCCCTCGCTGAACTTGCGGCCCTTGGCATGCGCATCGAGACTACCGAGAGCTTCCAGCTCGCCGCGTAGTCCCCAATCCCTGGGGAGGAGAACTCTGTTCTTCTCCCCACTTGAGACCTGCACCTAACTCGCTTAGGTGAAGATCTCTCGTTTCAACAGACGTTGGACTGGAGAACATTAACAATGAGGAGAATTGCATGCGCATTGGCGTTTTAGGCTGCACAGCCGATCCTATTCAAAACGACCACTTACGAATGGCGGGTTGGACTGCGGAAGCATTTCAACTTGACCAGATGCTGATCATGGTAGCGGCAACGCCTCCTCATAAAATGGGGGTAGGGCGGTCCGCGGAGGACCGGTTCCGCATGGCGGAGTTGGCAGTCGTGGGCTATCCACACCTGGCCGTCTCACGCCTGGAGTTGGATCACCCCGGTGAGCCTTATACCTATCAAACGGTGGACAGGCTTCATGCGGCGTACGGCCCGGACACCCAGGTTTTTTGGGTGATTGGCAGTGATTGGGTGGCAACCATGCACCAAGTTTGGCGGGAGTATGAGTACCTTCTCTCCCGGATAAAGTTGGTAGTTATGGGGCGGCCCGGCTATGGCTTGGCAGCGCCCCAGGTGCCGGCAGGGACAATAGTCCGGACACTTGCCCCGACAGACATCCCCGTCCCACCCAACGATGAGGCGCAGGTGTACCTGGTGCCGCAGCAAGTGGAGCACGACCTTTCATCAACGCTCATTCGCACTCGGCTAGCCCAGGGCGAATCAATAGAAGGGCTTACGCCCGGGCCAGTTGTTTCGTACATCCACGAGCACGGCTTATACAAGGAGGCTTTTTAAATGGCATGTGTTACGGTTGGCGGGAAATTCATACCCGTCCGGTTTGGACCGCACTGCACCTACCCCTACGGGCAGGTCACCAAAGCGATAAAGGACGAGGTTCTCAGTGCGCCGGCATTCCTACGCTGGGTAGGTAACCTT includes the following:
- the nadD gene encoding nicotinate (nicotinamide) nucleotide adenylyltransferase, which produces MRIGVLGCTADPIQNDHLRMAGWTAEAFQLDQMLIMVAATPPHKMGVGRSAEDRFRMAELAVVGYPHLAVSRLELDHPGEPYTYQTVDRLHAAYGPDTQVFWVIGSDWVATMHQVWREYEYLLSRIKLVVMGRPGYGLAAPQVPAGTIVRTLAPTDIPVPPNDEAQVYLVPQQVEHDLSSTLIRTRLAQGESIEGLTPGPVVSYIHEHGLYKEAF